In Pedobacter cryoconitis, a genomic segment contains:
- a CDS encoding zeta toxin family protein, which translates to MPDLYIISGCNGSGKTTASYTILPEILNCMEFVNADNIAHGLSPLNPESVALESGRIMLRRIRELMIAQVDFAFETTLSTRSYVSLIKQAQQAGYKVSLLYFWLGSPELAIARVAKRVSKGGHHIPENVIRRRYYRGIYNLYKLYMPVCDQWTLIANMDLSPQVIAKYDSAGKMIFNKYTWDTIIKKLAEKSI; encoded by the coding sequence ATGCCTGATCTATATATCATATCAGGTTGTAATGGTTCAGGGAAAACAACTGCCAGTTATACTATTCTGCCAGAAATTCTAAATTGTATGGAGTTTGTGAATGCGGATAATATCGCCCATGGCCTATCTCCTCTTAATCCTGAAAGTGTAGCTCTTGAATCTGGAAGGATTATGCTTAGACGTATCCGTGAATTGATGATTGCCCAGGTTGATTTTGCTTTTGAAACCACGTTATCTACCCGAAGTTATGTGTCGCTGATTAAACAGGCACAACAAGCGGGTTATAAAGTTAGTCTCTTATATTTTTGGTTAGGTTCTCCGGAGCTGGCTATAGCACGTGTGGCGAAACGCGTAAGTAAAGGTGGTCACCATATTCCTGAGAATGTGATCAGACGCAGATATTACAGGGGCATTTATAATTTGTATAAACTCTATATGCCAGTATGTGATCAGTGGACACTTATAGCTAACATGGATCTGTCGCCTCAGGTAATCGCAAAATATGATAGCGCTGGAAAAATGATTTTTAATAAGTATACCTGGGATACTATCATTAAGAAATTGGCTGAAAAAAGTATATAA